The Thermodesulfobacteriota bacterium genome includes the window CGCCTTCACCCTGGTGACCCTGCGGGGCGACACCGTGGTCTCGACCCGCGTGGTGCCCAACGCCGAGCACCGGGAAGGCGGGTGCCTGGTGCCGGTGCAGTTGCTGCACCGCGAGGGCGCCACGTCCTTGGTGGTAGCAGGCATCGGGATGAGGCCGCTCCAGGGGTTCCAGTCCATGGGCATCGCCGTTTTGGTGGGCCCGGGGGAGAGGGTCGGGGAAGTCGTGGACGCCTATCTGCGAGGGGCGGTGCGGCCCATCGGCGACGCCGACGTGTGCGGCGCCCATCACCACCATCCCTGACCAGGCTCTGTCACGCCTCCGGAGCGCAGGGGGTGAACGGCGCGAGAAACCTTTTCTCAGGAGAACCCGTGGAGCTGTGTGTGGTCAGCGGCAAGGGCGGCACGGGAAAGACGACGGTGAGCGTGGGGCTCGCCGTCGCCCTGGCCGAGCAGGGCGACGCGACGGTGCGGCTGGTGGACTGCGACGTGGAGGCCCCCAACTGCCACCTGTACCTGAACCCAGGGCCGGTCGGCGAGGAACCGGTAACGGTGCTCGTCCCCTCCTGGGAGAGGGAGAAGTGCACGGGTTGCGGCGCGTGCGCGACGGCCTGCCAGTTCGGGTCCCTGGGGCTCTTCGGAGCGCATCTGGAGATCTTCACCGAGCACTGCCACTCCTGCGGGGTGTGCGCGTACGTGTGCCTGGAAGGGGCCCTCTCCG containing:
- a CDS encoding NifB/NifX family molybdenum-iron cluster-binding protein → MQSDTVIAIPSMAPGGLEAPRSGHFGRCDAFTLVTLRGDTVVSTRVVPNAEHREGGCLVPVQLLHREGATSLVVAGIGMRPLQGFQSMGIAVLVGPGERVGEVVDAYLRGAVRPIGDADVCGAHHHHP